In Cervus elaphus chromosome 3, mCerEla1.1, whole genome shotgun sequence, the following proteins share a genomic window:
- the LOC122682197 gene encoding tubulin alpha-1A chain-like isoform X2 → MRECISIHVGQAGVQISNACWELYCLEHGIQPDGQMPSDKTIGGGDDSFNTFFSETGAGKHVPRAVFVDLEPTVIDEVRTGTYRQLFHPEQLITGKEDAANNYARGHYTIGKEIIDLVLDRIRKLADQCTGLQGFLVFHSFGGGTGSGFTSLLMERLSVDYGKKSKLEFSIYPAPQVSTAVVEPYNSILTTHTTLEHSDCAFMVDNEAIYDICRRNLDIERPTYTNLNRLIGQIVSSITASLRFDGALNVDLTEFQTNLVPYPCIHFPLATYAPVISAEKAYHEQLSVAEITNACFEPANQMVKCDPRHGKYMACCLLYRGDVVPKDVNAAIATIKTKRTIQFVDWCPTGFKVGINYQPPTVVPGGDLAKVQRAVCMLSNTTAIAEAWARLDHKFDLMYAKRAFVHWYVGEGMEEGEFSEACEDMAALEKDYEEVGVDSVEGEGEEEGEEY, encoded by the exons ATGCGTGAGTGCATCTCCATCCACGTTGGCCAGGCTGGTGTCCAGATCAGCAATGCCTGCTGGGAGCTCTACTGTCTGGAACATGGCATCCAGCCTGATGGCCAGATGCCAAGTGACAAGACTATTGGGGGAGGAGACGACTCCTTCAACACCTTCTTCAGTGAGACGGGCGCTGGCAAGCATGTGCCCAGGGCAGTGTTTGTAGACCTGGAACCCACAGTCATTGATGAGGTTCGCACTGGCACCTACCGCCAGCTCTTCCACCCTGAGCAGCTCATCACAGGCAAAGAAGATGCTGCCAATAACTATGCCCGAGGTCACTACACCATTGGCAAGGAGATCATTGACCTCGTCTTGGACCGAATTCGGAAACTGGCTGACCAGTGCACGGGTCTTCAGGGCTTTCTGGTTTTCCACAGCTTTGGTGGGGGAACCGGTTCTGGGTTCACCTCCCTGCTGATGGAACGTCTCTCTGTTGATTATGGCAAGAAGTCCAAGCTGGAGTTCTCCATTTACCCAGCCCCCCAGGTTTCCACAGCTGTCGTTGAGCCCTACAACTCCATCCTTACCACCCACACCACCCTGGAGCACTCTGATTGTGCCTTCATGGTAGACAATGAGGCCATCTATGACATCTGTCGTAGAAACCTCGACATTGAGCGCCCAACATATACTAACCTGAATAGGTTAATAGGTCAAATTGTGTCCTCCATCACTGCTTCCCTGAGGTTTGATGGAGCCCTGAATGTGGATCTGACAGAGTTCCAGACCAACCTGGTGCCCTATCCCTGCATCCACTTCCCTCTGGCCACATATGCCCCTGTCATCTCTGCTGAGAAAGCCTACCATGAACAGCTTTCTGTAGCAGAGATCACCAATGCTTGCTTTGAGCCAGCCAACCAGATGGTGAAATGTGACCCTCGCCATGGTAAATACATGGCCTGCTGCCTGTTGTACCGTGGTGACGTGGTTCCCAAAGATGTCAATGCTGCCATTGCCACCATTAAGACCAAGCGTACCATCCAGTTTGTGGACTGGTGCCCCACTGGCTTCAAGGTTGGCATTAATTACCAGCCTCCCACTGTGGTACCTGGTGGAGACCTGGCCAAAGTACAGCGAGCTGTGTGCATGCTGAGCAACACCACAGCCATCGCTGAGGCCTGGGCTCGCCTGGACCACAAGTTTGACCTGATGTATGCCAAGCGTGCCTTTGTTCACTGGTACGTGGGTGAGGGCATGGAGGAAGGAGAGTTTTCTGAGGCCTGTGAGGACATGGCTGCCCTTGAGAAGGATTATGAGGAG GTTGGTGTGGATTCtgtggaaggagagggagaggaagaaggagaggaatACTAA
- the LOC122682373 gene encoding 60S ribosomal protein L26-like, with translation MKFNPFVTSDGSENRKRHFSAPSHIRRKIISSPLSKELRQKYNVRSMPIRKDDEVQGVRGHYKGQQTGKVAQVYRKKYGIYTERVQWEKADGTTVHVGIHPSKLVTTRLKLDKDGKKILERKAKSRQGGKEKGKYKEETIEKMQE, from the coding sequence ATGAAGTTCAATCCCTTTGTGACTTCTGACGGAAGCGAGAATCGAAAAAGGCATTTCAGTGCGCCTTCCCACATTCGCAGGAAAATTATATCTTCTCCTCTTTCTAAAGAGCTAAGACAGAAGTACAATGTTCGATCCATGCCCATCCGAAAGGATGATGAAGTTCAGGGTGTACGAGGGCACTACAAGGGGCAGCAAACTGGCAAAGTAGCCCAGGTTTACAGGAAGAAATACGGCATCTACACTGAACGAGTGCAGTGGGAGAAGGCTGATGGCACAACTGTCCATGTGGGGATTCACCCCAGCAAGCTGGTTACCACCAGACTAAAACTGGACAAAGACGGCAAAAAGATCCTCGAACGTAAAGCCAAATCTCgccaaggaggaaaggaaaagggcaaatataaggaagaaacaattgagaagatgcaggaaTAA